GATGTTTTCCATGAGGGGTCACTCTCCCGGATCAGCCGACGTCGGTAGGAACCGTAGCGGTCCTCCGGGGAGTACCGCGGCGGCATCGGGTTCCCCGCGGGCCCGCCGCACGCCGGGCAGGCGTCCGCCAGGGTGTACCGCCCGCAGCCGCGGCACTTGTGCATCAGGGAGCGCATGGGACCGCCTCAATCCTTCCGGTGGAACTTGGCCTCGCCGCCCTTCGCCTCGAGGGCCTTCGCGACGCGCGCGGCCGCCTTCTCGATCTCGTCCTCGGCGGTCTTGTAGTCCGGGGCGCGGACCACGACCCGGTACCGCGGAGCGCCGATGTACTGGACCTTGACCGTGACCGTACCGTCCTCCTTGGCGGCCTTGAGGAGCGCATCCCGGAGGTGCAGGG
The Thermoplasmata archaeon genome window above contains:
- a CDS encoding RNA-protein complex protein Nop10, with protein sequence MRSLMHKCRGCGRYTLADACPACGGPAGNPMPPRYSPEDRYGSYRRRLIRESDPSWKTS